The following proteins come from a genomic window of Aptenodytes patagonicus chromosome 21, bAptPat1.pri.cur, whole genome shotgun sequence:
- the LOC143169680 gene encoding cAMP-dependent protein kinase inhibitor alpha-like — protein MTEVEPVLDFASSGRTGRRNALPDILGSPAGVSPSDLPLKLAEMSLNAGSAQEMQSPSAEVPPPQPPSPELKDTS, from the exons ATGACCGAGGTGGAACCCGTGCTGGACTTCGCATCCTCCGGGAGAACGGGCCGGCGCAATGCCCTGCCTGACATCCTGGGCTCGCCGGCCGGTGTCAGCCCCTCTGACCTGCCCCTCAAGCTGGCCGAGATGTCCCTGAACGCAG GCAGCGCCCAGGAGATGCAGTCGCCCTCGGCGGAGGTGCCCCCtccgcagccccccagccccgagcTGAAGGACACGTCCTAA